The proteins below come from a single Dermatophilaceae bacterium Soc4.6 genomic window:
- a CDS encoding FAD-binding dehydrogenase, with translation MHDTDADAIVVGAGLAGLVAATELTDRGRRVLVVEQESRANLGGQAFWSFGGLFLVDSPEQRRMGIKDSAELAWQDWQGTAGFDRPEDHWPGLWARAYVDFAAGEKRAWLHDKGMRWFPLVGWAERGDGRAGGHGNSVPRFHVTWGTGPGVVEPFVRRAVQAERDGLLRFAFRHQVDELLVQGGTVTGVRGTLLAPATQPRGVTTSREGVGDFSLTAGVTLVTSGGIGGNHDLVRAAWPSRLGRPPERMVTGVPTHVDGRMLSISERAGGHVINGDRMWHYVEGVHNWDPIWPSHAIRILPGPSSLWLDGNGDRLPPPLFPGFDTLGTLAHLRGTGHDHSWFVLTRSIIEKEFALSGSEQNPDLTDRSLTQVLGRVRPGAPAPVQAFLDHGVDFVQADTIGELVAKMNALTPDAPLDPGHVERQVVERDREMGNRYSKDAQVTAIHGARTYRGDRLSRVATPHRLLDPAHGPLIAVRLSVVTRKSLGGLQTDLEARVLRADGTPVPGLYAAGEVAGFGGGGVHGYRSLEGTFLGGCLFSGRTAGRAAAAALG, from the coding sequence ATGCACGACACAGATGCGGACGCGATCGTCGTCGGAGCGGGCCTCGCGGGTCTCGTGGCGGCCACCGAGCTCACCGACCGGGGCCGGCGGGTGCTGGTCGTCGAGCAGGAGTCTCGGGCCAACCTGGGCGGCCAGGCGTTCTGGTCCTTCGGCGGGCTCTTCCTCGTCGACTCGCCCGAGCAGCGGCGGATGGGCATCAAGGACTCGGCCGAGCTGGCCTGGCAGGACTGGCAGGGAACGGCCGGCTTCGACCGGCCCGAGGACCACTGGCCCGGGCTGTGGGCGCGCGCCTACGTCGACTTCGCGGCGGGTGAGAAGCGGGCCTGGCTGCACGACAAGGGAATGCGCTGGTTTCCCCTGGTCGGCTGGGCCGAGCGCGGAGACGGCCGCGCCGGCGGCCACGGCAACTCCGTGCCGCGCTTCCACGTCACCTGGGGCACCGGCCCGGGCGTCGTCGAGCCCTTCGTGCGGCGCGCCGTGCAGGCCGAGCGCGACGGCCTGCTGCGCTTCGCCTTCCGTCACCAGGTCGACGAGCTGCTCGTGCAGGGGGGCACGGTCACCGGGGTCCGCGGCACCCTGCTCGCCCCGGCGACACAGCCCCGCGGGGTGACCACCTCGCGCGAGGGCGTCGGCGACTTCTCGCTCACTGCGGGGGTCACGCTGGTCACCTCCGGTGGCATCGGCGGCAACCACGACCTCGTGCGCGCCGCGTGGCCGTCGCGGCTGGGCCGCCCACCCGAGCGGATGGTCACCGGGGTGCCGACCCACGTCGACGGCCGGATGCTGTCGATCAGCGAGCGCGCCGGCGGGCACGTCATCAACGGCGACCGCATGTGGCACTACGTCGAGGGGGTGCACAACTGGGACCCGATCTGGCCGAGCCACGCCATCCGCATCCTGCCCGGCCCGAGCTCGCTCTGGCTCGACGGCAACGGTGACCGGCTGCCGCCGCCGCTCTTCCCCGGCTTCGACACCCTCGGCACCCTCGCGCACCTGCGCGGCACGGGGCACGACCACTCGTGGTTCGTGCTGACCCGCTCGATCATCGAGAAGGAGTTCGCCCTCTCGGGCTCGGAGCAGAATCCCGACCTCACCGACCGGTCCCTCACCCAGGTGCTGGGTCGGGTGCGGCCCGGGGCGCCGGCGCCCGTGCAGGCGTTCCTCGACCACGGGGTCGACTTCGTGCAGGCCGACACGATCGGCGAGCTCGTGGCCAAGATGAACGCGCTGACCCCCGACGCCCCGCTCGACCCGGGCCACGTCGAGCGGCAGGTGGTCGAGCGCGACCGCGAGATGGGCAACCGCTACAGCAAGGACGCGCAGGTGACCGCGATCCACGGCGCGCGCACCTACCGCGGCGACCGCCTTAGTCGGGTCGCCACCCCGCACCGCCTGCTCGACCCCGCCCACGGGCCGCTCATCGCGGTGCGCCTGTCGGTCGTCACCCGCAAGTCGCTCGGCGGCCTGCAGACCGACCTCGAGGCCCGCGTGCTCCGTGCCGACGGCACCCCGGTCCCCGGCCTGTATGCCGCGGGCGAGGTCGCCGGCTTCGGCGGCGGCGGGGTGCACGGCTACCGCTCGCTCGAGGGCACCTTCCTCGGCGGCTGCCTCTTCTCGGGCCGGACTGCGGGCCGGGCGGCGGCCGCCGCCCTCGGCTGA
- a CDS encoding DUF998 domain-containing protein — MTAHPPARLRPAPGWTVLSAAVAPVALMTGWLAAGSATPGYDPVRSSVSALAAGDLPNRWIMTLALVVTGLAYLVTAVGLRTADGAGRGLLGLGGVATLIMAWIPNAHAAHNSLGHMIPSYIAFVSLSIWSAVVARNVPGAPAVLRPRFGQVTAVVLFLLFIVLVADIVTGGATLGLRERVLLTAQSVVPLVVTLGVVRLRSPALPEPAFQA, encoded by the coding sequence GTGACCGCTCACCCTCCTGCTCGCCTGCGCCCCGCCCCCGGGTGGACGGTGCTCTCCGCTGCGGTGGCGCCGGTCGCCCTGATGACGGGCTGGCTCGCGGCGGGGTCGGCGACCCCGGGCTACGACCCTGTGCGGTCGTCGGTGAGCGCGCTCGCCGCCGGTGACCTGCCGAACCGGTGGATCATGACCCTCGCCCTCGTGGTCACCGGCCTCGCCTACCTGGTGACGGCGGTCGGCCTGCGGACGGCCGACGGTGCCGGACGCGGCCTGCTCGGGCTCGGCGGGGTCGCCACCTTGATCATGGCGTGGATCCCCAACGCGCACGCGGCCCACAACAGCCTCGGGCACATGATCCCCAGCTACATCGCCTTCGTGTCGCTGTCGATCTGGTCGGCGGTCGTGGCCCGCAACGTGCCCGGGGCACCGGCCGTGCTCCGGCCCCGCTTCGGCCAGGTGACGGCGGTCGTGCTGTTCCTGCTCTTCATCGTGCTCGTCGCCGACATCGTCACGGGCGGCGCGACCCTCGGGCTGCGCGAGCGGGTGCTGCTGACGGCCCAGTCGGTCGTGCCGCTGGTCGTCACGCTGGGCGTGGTGCGGCTGCGCAGCCCCGCTCTGCCGGAGCCGGCCTTCCAGGCCTGA
- a CDS encoding metallophosphoesterase, which translates to MGRWVGAVVRWVAIVAACYLGGVAATNLAPTTVETTNYSATIRLSPVPTRTAVLHSPTIVGDVDLGFRSPVIAPGIEVSASVKDTITSVFTSRDIDIATLQPSPDEISTALAAAAQGVGWRFVSGAGVVALALSLALHYSRWRRRSDLRHLGIVLSALLVACLATGGGIVVTYRQSTFESFRTTGLLLQVERNRALLQDISSRSSQITPYVLNLLALSKSLQENLVPADLNQEVSTRVLLVSDVHGQNQYGLMRSIIDAEQIDAVIDTGDLVNFGTVTEADAAGVFSGIKSLGVPYIFTTGNHDQSSPTDRALRDRMGRVPNVVLLQPSETAYTTYLLHGLRVAGFDDPRYFGDDAMDTDRKQQPAVDAFNRSMADQPVPDVVVAHEPGAAAGADRAQVRVNGHLHTAAIDGSRITVGTFTGGGVVSHYVEEPDGELRGQPYAFDIAAFDTSCRLATLTRYEYRNLLEGAPVYDNVTVVNGATIQTARQAGAAERSCSAADPPEQIPVPLVPADTPAVDATTQ; encoded by the coding sequence GTGGGCCGCTGGGTGGGCGCCGTGGTGCGGTGGGTCGCGATCGTCGCTGCCTGCTACCTCGGGGGTGTGGCGGCGACGAACCTCGCCCCGACCACCGTCGAGACCACCAACTACTCGGCCACGATCCGCCTGTCGCCCGTGCCCACCCGCACCGCGGTGCTCCACAGCCCCACGATCGTGGGTGACGTCGACCTGGGCTTCCGCTCGCCCGTCATCGCCCCCGGCATCGAGGTCTCCGCTTCGGTCAAGGACACGATCACGTCGGTCTTCACCAGCCGCGACATCGACATCGCCACCCTGCAACCGAGCCCGGACGAGATCTCGACCGCCCTGGCCGCGGCCGCGCAGGGCGTGGGATGGCGGTTCGTCTCGGGCGCGGGCGTGGTGGCCCTGGCTCTCTCGCTCGCCCTGCACTACTCGAGGTGGCGTCGCCGCTCCGACCTGCGCCACCTCGGCATCGTGCTCAGCGCCCTGCTCGTCGCCTGCCTGGCCACCGGCGGCGGGATCGTCGTGACCTACCGCCAGTCGACCTTCGAGAGCTTCCGCACGACCGGGCTGCTGCTGCAGGTGGAGCGCAACCGGGCCCTGCTGCAGGACATCTCGTCCCGCTCGTCTCAGATCACCCCCTACGTGCTCAACCTGCTGGCCCTGTCGAAGTCGCTGCAGGAGAACCTCGTGCCGGCCGACCTCAACCAGGAGGTCTCGACCCGCGTGCTGCTGGTCTCCGACGTGCACGGTCAGAACCAGTACGGCCTGATGCGCTCGATCATCGACGCCGAGCAGATCGACGCGGTGATCGACACCGGTGACCTGGTCAACTTCGGCACGGTCACCGAGGCCGACGCGGCTGGTGTCTTCTCGGGAATCAAGTCCCTCGGGGTGCCCTACATCTTCACCACCGGCAACCACGACCAGTCGTCGCCCACTGACCGGGCGCTGCGCGACCGGATGGGCCGGGTCCCCAACGTCGTGCTGCTCCAGCCGAGCGAGACGGCATACACGACCTATCTGCTGCACGGGCTGCGAGTGGCCGGCTTCGACGACCCGCGCTACTTCGGCGACGACGCGATGGACACCGACCGGAAGCAGCAGCCGGCCGTCGACGCGTTCAACCGGTCGATGGCCGACCAGCCGGTGCCCGACGTGGTCGTGGCCCACGAGCCGGGCGCGGCGGCCGGGGCCGACCGGGCTCAGGTGCGCGTCAACGGGCACCTGCACACGGCCGCCATCGACGGCAGCCGGATCACCGTGGGGACCTTCACCGGGGGCGGCGTCGTCTCGCACTACGTCGAGGAGCCGGACGGCGAGCTGCGCGGCCAGCCCTACGCCTTCGACATCGCGGCCTTCGACACCTCGTGCCGGCTGGCCACGCTCACCCGCTACGAGTACCGCAACCTGCTCGAAGGGGCCCCGGTCTACGACAACGTCACCGTCGTCAACGGCGCCACCATCCAGACCGCCCGGCAGGCGGGGGCAGCCGAGCGCAGCTGCTCCGCCGCCGACCCCCCCGAGCAGATCCCGGTGCCACTGGTCCCCGCCGACACCCCGGCGGTCGACGCGACCACCCAGTAA
- the thpR gene encoding RNA 2',3'-cyclic phosphodiesterase, whose translation MGQRMFVAVVPPDEVVEHLEEFLEPRRDHGMPWIHPGQWHVTLAFMESVGAAAELELEERLADAAGRRRPMTVRLAGAGTFPDPVAARVIWLGLQDGDDANDAAGGPLGELHRLAVNVRAAASTSGAPVDGKPFHPHLSLARLKRPVEATRWLRVLDTYRGPAWQVDEVELIASHLHEGPSRRPRHETVSRFALGEDARRGARGTWAG comes from the coding sequence ATGGGTCAGAGGATGTTCGTCGCCGTCGTGCCGCCCGACGAGGTCGTCGAGCACCTCGAGGAGTTCCTCGAGCCACGCCGGGACCACGGGATGCCGTGGATCCACCCCGGGCAGTGGCACGTCACCCTCGCGTTCATGGAGTCGGTCGGGGCGGCCGCCGAGCTCGAGCTGGAGGAGCGGCTCGCCGACGCGGCGGGCCGGCGGCGGCCGATGACGGTGCGCCTCGCCGGAGCCGGCACCTTCCCCGATCCCGTTGCGGCGCGGGTGATCTGGCTGGGGTTACAGGATGGCGACGACGCCAACGATGCGGCCGGTGGGCCGCTCGGCGAGCTGCACCGCCTTGCGGTCAACGTGCGGGCCGCCGCCTCCACCTCGGGCGCCCCCGTGGACGGCAAGCCCTTCCACCCGCACCTGTCCCTGGCCCGGCTCAAGCGGCCCGTCGAGGCCACCCGCTGGCTGCGGGTCCTCGACACCTACCGCGGCCCGGCGTGGCAGGTCGACGAGGTCGAGCTCATCGCCTCGCACCTGCACGAGGGCCCGAGCCGCCGACCGCGGCACGAGACGGTGAGCCGTTTCGCCCTCGGGGAAGACGCCCGACGCGGAGCCCGGGGCACCTGGGCCGGCTGA
- a CDS encoding response regulator translates to MLVVEDEPIAAAAHTAYVRRVPGFTVVGAVHTGRDALRLLATESVDLVLLDMHLPDGHGLDVVRAMRSQGLLADVVAVTSARDLEVVRAAVSLGVVQYLLKPFVFAMLRDRLEGYRAFRDRTGGQEVVATQGDVDAVMAGVRHTGANPLPKGLAEDVWGRVLGAVRDRGAASASEVGDAVGVARVTARRYLEHLAESGLATRASRHTGNGRPEVEYRWKPPA, encoded by the coding sequence GTGCTCGTGGTCGAGGACGAGCCGATCGCGGCGGCGGCACACACGGCCTACGTCAGGCGGGTGCCCGGCTTCACCGTCGTCGGTGCGGTGCACACCGGCCGAGATGCGTTGCGGTTGCTGGCGACCGAGTCCGTCGACCTCGTCCTGCTCGACATGCACCTGCCCGATGGGCACGGCCTCGACGTGGTGCGGGCCATGCGGTCGCAGGGTCTGCTCGCCGACGTCGTGGCGGTGACGTCGGCCCGCGACCTCGAGGTGGTGCGCGCCGCGGTGTCGCTCGGGGTGGTGCAGTACCTCCTCAAGCCCTTCGTCTTCGCCATGCTGCGCGACCGGCTCGAGGGCTACCGCGCCTTCCGTGACCGCACCGGCGGGCAGGAGGTGGTCGCGACCCAGGGCGACGTCGACGCGGTCATGGCCGGCGTGCGGCACACGGGCGCGAACCCGTTGCCCAAGGGTCTCGCCGAAGACGTCTGGGGCCGCGTGCTCGGGGCCGTGCGCGACCGGGGCGCCGCCTCGGCCAGCGAGGTCGGCGACGCGGTCGGGGTTGCCCGCGTGACGGCCCGGCGCTATCTCGAGCACCTCGCCGAGTCGGGGCTCGCGACGAGGGCCTCACGGCACACGGGCAACGGTCGGCCCGAGGTGGAGTACCGGTGGAAGCCGCCGGCCTGA
- a CDS encoding sensor histidine kinase codes for MFIEFAPRRWSLASQILGLQVVVAAIVVAGGLVGAYVQARAATQEQARQRVLAVASTLASDPYVVRAVTGADRSAVTAVLQPYAERVRRETDTDFITIMNPQGTRFTHPDPTKIGGAFVGHTAEALAGGEVVEDYPGTLGPSTRAVVPVFAGGERGRPVVALVAVGIGLTAVSDQVAAQVPGLLLAGLLVAAFAGLGTWLVARHVRRQTHGMNSSELRRMYDYYDAVLHAVREGLVLVDHDGRVGLVNDEGRRLLGLDGEVDPVGRPVGDLGLAPDLAGALASGEPRTDELHVTAARVLVLNQARARWEGRDLGTVTTLRDRTDLEALTGELDSARGLADALHSQAHEAANRLHTVISLIELGRTAEALRFATDELTSSQRLTDDFVAAVGEPALTALLLGKAAQASERGVDFRVQASTRVPGGLAPARDLVTIVGNLLDNALDAVAGMPQGRVGFTAHLEPGACVLEVSDNGPGLDAQQTARAFTRGWSSKPTPDGSAGRGLGLALVQQCTSRLGGTVSVSEPPGATWTVRLPLAAAGVGPVP; via the coding sequence GTGTTCATAGAGTTCGCGCCGCGTCGGTGGTCGCTCGCGAGCCAGATCCTCGGTCTGCAGGTCGTCGTCGCCGCGATCGTCGTCGCCGGCGGTCTCGTGGGGGCCTACGTGCAGGCCCGTGCCGCCACCCAGGAGCAGGCCCGCCAGCGGGTGCTCGCGGTCGCGAGCACCCTCGCCTCCGACCCCTACGTCGTCAGGGCGGTCACCGGCGCGGACCGGTCGGCCGTGACAGCGGTGCTCCAGCCGTATGCCGAGCGAGTGCGCCGCGAGACCGACACCGACTTCATCACGATCATGAACCCGCAGGGCACCCGCTTCACCCACCCCGACCCGACCAAGATCGGCGGCGCCTTCGTCGGTCACACCGCCGAGGCGCTCGCGGGGGGCGAGGTCGTGGAGGACTACCCCGGCACCCTCGGGCCGTCGACCCGTGCGGTCGTGCCGGTCTTCGCCGGGGGCGAGCGCGGGCGCCCGGTCGTCGCGCTCGTCGCGGTGGGCATCGGGCTCACGGCGGTCAGCGACCAGGTCGCCGCGCAGGTGCCCGGTCTGCTGCTCGCGGGGCTGCTCGTCGCCGCCTTCGCCGGGCTCGGCACCTGGCTGGTCGCCCGGCACGTGCGCCGGCAGACGCACGGGATGAACAGCTCCGAGCTGCGCCGGATGTACGACTACTACGACGCCGTCCTGCACGCCGTGCGCGAGGGTCTCGTGCTCGTCGACCACGACGGACGGGTGGGGCTGGTCAACGACGAGGGCAGGCGCCTGCTCGGCCTCGACGGCGAGGTCGACCCGGTGGGGCGGCCGGTGGGCGACCTCGGTCTGGCCCCCGACCTCGCCGGCGCGCTCGCGAGCGGCGAGCCGCGCACCGACGAGCTGCACGTCACGGCGGCCCGGGTGCTCGTGCTGAACCAGGCGCGCGCCCGGTGGGAGGGCCGTGACCTCGGCACCGTCACGACCCTGCGCGACCGGACCGACCTCGAGGCGCTGACGGGTGAGCTCGACTCGGCCCGCGGCCTCGCCGACGCGCTGCACTCGCAGGCGCACGAGGCGGCCAACCGGCTGCACACGGTCATCTCGCTCATCGAGCTCGGCCGCACCGCCGAGGCCCTGCGCTTCGCCACCGACGAGCTGACCTCGTCCCAGCGACTGACGGACGACTTCGTGGCCGCGGTGGGCGAGCCCGCCCTCACGGCCCTGTTGCTGGGGAAGGCGGCGCAGGCCAGCGAGCGGGGCGTCGACTTCCGCGTGCAGGCCTCGACGCGGGTCCCCGGCGGCCTCGCCCCGGCCCGCGACCTCGTCACGATCGTCGGCAACCTGCTCGACAACGCCCTCGACGCCGTCGCCGGTATGCCGCAGGGCCGGGTCGGCTTCACCGCCCACCTCGAGCCGGGTGCATGCGTGCTCGAGGTCAGCGACAACGGCCCCGGCCTCGACGCGCAGCAGACTGCACGCGCCTTCACCCGCGGCTGGTCGTCGAAGCCGACGCCCGACGGCTCCGCCGGCCGGGGTCTCGGGCTCGCCCTCGTGCAGCAGTGCACGAGCCGGCTCGGTGGCACGGTGTCGGTGTCGGAGCCCCCCGGTGCGACGTGGACGGTGCGGCTGCCACTGGCGGCGGCCGGCGTCGGGCCGGTCCCGTGA
- a CDS encoding cation:dicarboxylase symporter family transporter — MTRTSGPDDGAPVASEPRTDKTRFLYLAVIAAVVLGVIVGFLFPTFAVQLKWMGTLFVNLVKMMISPIIFCTIVLGIGSVRKAASVGKVGGLALGYFITMSTVALGIGLVVGNIIKPGESLQLTEAVRSSGQKQVAGAAEGTVDFLLGIIPTTLVSALTAGSVLQALLVALLVGFALQMMGRAADPVLGGIRHLEGLVFKVMAMVMWVAPVGAFGAMAAIVGATGVGALKSLGLLMLAFYLTCAIFVFGVLGTILRMVTGVSVFRLFRYLGTEFLLILSTSSSESALPRVIAKMEHLGVQRSTVGISIPTGYSFNLDGTAIYLTMASLFIAEALKKPFSIGEQLGLLVFMVIASKGAAGVSGAGLATLAGGLQSHRPDLVDGVGFIVGIDRFMSEARALTNFAGNSIACVLVGQWTSTIDMDQVERVLSGQDPFDERMIGMVHDGEPAEPRERAEPVGAREPQPVG, encoded by the coding sequence GTGACCAGGACCTCAGGCCCGGATGACGGCGCACCCGTCGCGTCGGAGCCGCGCACGGACAAGACCCGCTTCCTCTACCTCGCGGTCATCGCCGCGGTGGTGCTCGGCGTGATCGTCGGTTTCCTCTTCCCGACCTTCGCCGTCCAGCTGAAGTGGATGGGGACGCTCTTCGTCAACCTCGTCAAGATGATGATCTCGCCGATCATCTTCTGCACGATCGTGCTCGGCATCGGCTCGGTGCGTAAGGCCGCCAGCGTCGGCAAGGTCGGCGGGCTCGCCCTCGGGTACTTCATCACCATGTCGACCGTCGCCCTCGGCATCGGCCTGGTCGTGGGCAACATCATCAAGCCGGGCGAGTCGCTCCAGCTGACCGAGGCGGTGCGCAGCTCGGGCCAGAAGCAGGTCGCCGGAGCGGCCGAGGGCACCGTCGACTTCCTGCTGGGGATCATCCCGACCACCCTGGTCTCGGCCCTCACTGCCGGCTCGGTGCTGCAGGCCCTGCTCGTCGCCCTGCTCGTGGGCTTCGCCCTCCAGATGATGGGCCGGGCGGCTGACCCGGTCCTCGGAGGCATCCGCCACCTCGAGGGCCTCGTCTTCAAGGTCATGGCCATGGTCATGTGGGTCGCCCCGGTCGGTGCCTTCGGTGCCATGGCGGCCATCGTCGGCGCAACCGGTGTAGGAGCCCTCAAGAGCCTCGGGCTGCTGATGCTCGCCTTCTACCTCACCTGCGCGATCTTCGTCTTCGGGGTCCTGGGCACCATCTTGCGGATGGTCACCGGCGTCAGCGTCTTCCGTCTCTTCCGCTATCTGGGAACAGAGTTCCTGCTCATCCTCTCGACGTCGTCGTCCGAGTCGGCGCTGCCCCGGGTCATCGCCAAGATGGAGCACCTCGGCGTGCAGCGCTCGACCGTCGGCATCAGCATCCCGACCGGCTACTCCTTCAACCTCGACGGCACCGCCATCTACCTGACGATGGCCTCGCTCTTCATCGCCGAGGCGCTCAAGAAGCCGTTCTCCATCGGTGAGCAGCTCGGGCTGCTGGTCTTCATGGTCATCGCCAGCAAGGGGGCCGCGGGGGTCTCCGGCGCCGGGCTGGCCACGCTGGCCGGCGGCCTGCAGAGCCACCGCCCCGACCTCGTCGACGGTGTCGGCTTCATCGTGGGCATCGACCGCTTCATGTCGGAGGCCCGGGCGCTGACCAACTTCGCCGGCAACTCCATCGCCTGCGTGCTCGTCGGCCAGTGGACCAGCACCATCGACATGGACCAGGTGGAGCGGGTGCTGTCGGGCCAGGACCCCTTCGACGAGCGGATGATCGGGATGGTCCACGACGGCGAGCCCGCCGAGCCCCGCGAGCGCGCCGAGCCCGTCGGAGCCCGGGAGCCGCAGCCCGTCGGCTGA
- a CDS encoding ABC transporter permease has protein sequence MATWPVVEGCAARRCSSWGGSERIREIGLRKALGATPRVILRQFLVEASLLGLAGGVLGLGLGYLGAAVLPRIISQPVTISALAALAALVVSLVIGIGAGVHPANRAARLPPIDALRNE, from the coding sequence GTGGCGACATGGCCGGTCGTCGAGGGGTGCGCCGCACGTCGGTGCTCGTCGTGGGGGGGCTCCGAGCGGATCCGCGAGATCGGCCTGCGCAAGGCGCTGGGCGCCACCCCGCGGGTGATCCTGCGCCAGTTCCTCGTCGAGGCGAGCCTGCTGGGCCTCGCCGGAGGCGTCCTCGGTCTCGGCCTGGGCTACCTCGGCGCCGCCGTCCTGCCCCGCATCATCTCCCAGCCCGTCACGATCTCGGCGCTCGCGGCCCTCGCTGCGCTCGTCGTCTCCCTCGTCATCGGCATCGGCGCGGGGGTCCACCCCGCCAACCGTGCCGCCCGTCTGCCCCCCATCGACGCCCTGAGAAACGAGTGA
- a CDS encoding GntR family transcriptional regulator produces the protein MPAPPSASTRVYDRVKRDILDGHLPGGGFVTEGELATVTGVSRTPVREALLRLETEGLVRLYPKKGALVVPLTSDAARDVLQARLVIEEWAAGAMWQRRGEVLGALDDLLDQMETARVADDVSAFVGHDRHFHEVIVAAAGNAVLTGTYQSLRDRQLTIVAAQMRMSGSRLDEALTGHRELVELLRSGTKAAFAKAVRHHVEAAISRIQAGR, from the coding sequence ATGCCTGCGCCTCCCTCCGCCTCCACCCGCGTCTACGACCGCGTCAAGCGCGACATCCTCGACGGCCACCTGCCCGGGGGCGGCTTCGTCACCGAGGGCGAGCTGGCGACGGTGACGGGGGTCTCACGCACCCCCGTGCGGGAGGCGCTGCTCCGCCTCGAGACCGAGGGCCTCGTGCGGCTCTACCCCAAGAAGGGCGCGCTCGTCGTGCCACTGACCTCCGACGCCGCCCGCGACGTGCTGCAGGCCCGCCTCGTGATCGAGGAGTGGGCGGCTGGGGCGATGTGGCAGCGGCGCGGCGAGGTCCTCGGCGCCCTCGACGACCTCCTCGACCAGATGGAGACGGCCCGGGTCGCCGACGACGTGAGCGCCTTCGTCGGGCACGACCGTCACTTCCACGAGGTGATCGTCGCCGCGGCCGGCAACGCCGTCCTCACCGGCACCTACCAGTCGCTGCGCGACCGACAGCTGACCATCGTGGCGGCCCAGATGCGCATGTCGGGCTCCCGGCTCGACGAGGCCCTCACGGGCCACCGCGAGCTCGTCGAGCTGCTGCGCTCGGGCACGAAGGCCGCCTTCGCCAAAGCCGTGCGGCACCACGTCGAGGCGGCGATCTCCCGGATCCAGGCCGGCCGGTGA
- a CDS encoding MFS transporter has protein sequence MSAASPSPSPARLHDLGGRRAYAVWATALGVYVLGIFHRTSLGVAGLVAADRFHISAAQLATFTVVQLLVYAAMQIPVGVLLDRYGSRRLLLIGVALMSGGQLWFAFAGTFAVGIGARVLVGAGDAMIFVSVMRIVALWFRVRQAPLLTQLTGQLGQVGAIGASFPLSAALAHLGWTRTFSIASALGLLAAAGVIFLVKDSPYEGTPQEPIRVRAVAQSLRETWGTPGTQLGLWSHFTAQFSPTVFTLLWGFPFLVKGEGLSAGTASVVLVVITLSAMVTGPLLGKLVADHPFHRSRFVLSIVGAISAMWTVVLLWPGRAPLWLLVLLVVVIAVGGPGSMVGLDLARTFNPQHRIGSALGIANIGGFAASLLTMALIGVVLDHLEPRGPAYYDLGDFRWALSVQYLFWVGGGIQVWRHRRRTRRHLATTDPDGFEALRRGEPLAPR, from the coding sequence GTGAGCGCCGCATCGCCGTCGCCGAGCCCGGCCCGGCTGCACGACCTCGGCGGTCGCCGGGCGTATGCCGTGTGGGCCACCGCCCTCGGCGTCTACGTGCTCGGCATCTTCCACCGCACCTCGCTCGGTGTCGCCGGGCTCGTCGCCGCCGACCGCTTCCACATCAGCGCCGCGCAGCTGGCGACCTTCACCGTCGTGCAGCTGCTGGTCTACGCCGCGATGCAGATCCCGGTCGGCGTGCTGCTCGACCGCTACGGCTCGCGCCGTCTGCTGCTCATCGGGGTCGCGCTCATGTCCGGCGGGCAGCTGTGGTTCGCCTTCGCCGGCACCTTCGCGGTCGGCATCGGTGCGCGCGTCCTCGTGGGCGCCGGCGACGCCATGATCTTCGTCAGCGTGATGCGCATCGTCGCCCTCTGGTTCCGGGTGCGGCAGGCCCCTCTGCTCACGCAGCTCACGGGCCAGCTGGGGCAGGTCGGGGCCATCGGGGCGTCGTTCCCGCTGTCGGCGGCCCTCGCCCACCTGGGGTGGACGCGCACCTTCTCGATCGCCTCGGCCCTCGGGCTGCTGGCCGCAGCCGGCGTCATCTTCCTGGTCAAGGACTCTCCCTACGAAGGCACACCGCAGGAGCCGATCCGGGTGCGCGCGGTCGCGCAGTCCCTGCGCGAGACGTGGGGCACCCCGGGCACCCAGCTCGGGCTGTGGTCGCACTTCACCGCCCAGTTCTCCCCCACGGTCTTCACCCTGCTCTGGGGGTTCCCCTTCCTGGTCAAGGGCGAGGGGCTCTCCGCGGGCACGGCCAGCGTCGTGCTGGTGGTCATCACCCTGAGTGCGATGGTCACCGGCCCGCTGCTGGGCAAGCTCGTCGCCGACCACCCCTTCCACCGCTCGCGCTTCGTGCTGAGCATCGTCGGCGCGATCAGCGCGATGTGGACCGTCGTGCTGCTGTGGCCGGGGCGTGCTCCCCTGTGGCTGCTGGTGCTGCTCGTCGTGGTCATCGCCGTCGGCGGGCCCGGCAGCATGGTCGGGCTCGACCTCGCCCGCACCTTCAACCCCCAGCACCGCATCGGCTCGGCCCTCGGCATCGCCAACATCGGAGGCTTCGCGGCGTCGCTGCTGACGATGGCGCTGATCGGCGTGGTGCTCGACCACCTCGAGCCGCGGGGTCCGGCCTACTACGACCTCGGCGACTTCCGTTGGGCCCTGTCGGTGCAGTACCTCTTCTGGGTCGGCGGCGGCATCCAGGTGTGGCGCCACCGCCGACGCACCCGGCGCCACCTGGCCACCACCGATCCCGACGGCTTCGAGGCGCTGCGCCGCGGCGAGCCCCTCGCCCCGCGCTGA